The genomic stretch AGATTCAATTAAGTGCGTAAGTttgaaccatgatagggctgtccctgtgatttcaaccatgttttctaacctttctaggagaacaTTGTGGTCAATTGTATTGAAAGCTGCACTGGGGTCAAGAAGCAGCAACAAGGATATGTGGCCTAgatcagaggcaagaaaaaCATcttttgttatcttaactagaGCTGTCTTggtgctatgatgtggcctgaagcCAGATTagaatgtttaatatatatcatACTTATGTAGATAtcaactaagttgttgggcaaCAGCTTTTTCTGAGGTCTTGGATAGAAATTGTAGATTAgcaataggcctgtaattagaaaTTACCTACTGTAATGCAATGTCTGACAAATACCACATTCTGGTGTCAAAGAGatgtaaaataccaacattcaGTTATAAGGTATAATGACCGAAACCCAACATCTGGTAAAAGTAAGGTTTTAAGGTCAGGTCtatgtgccattctaacatcaaaaaGCATTTATTTGTAGGCTATAGTGGCAAAAATCCATTGTCTGTTAAACATCTGACTCTTAACATCAGCTTAAAGTGCCCTACTGACATCactagatgttgataatttgttggttttaagttgtgatgttatgcaaccatgTTATGTaatggcacagtggcgcagaaatagtatcacagtcacacagctccaggacccAAGGTTGTGAGTTTAAGAGTTTCGTGTGTTgaaaggtggattggcgactcaaaagtgtgtgagtgaaggtcaccctgtgaaggactggcaccccctacagggtgtgttcctgccttgcgcccagagattctaggtaggctcccaacccactgcaaccctgaactggataagcagttgaaTGAATAACTTAATATTGTAATTAACTGTGCAGATATTTTTGAGATTTCTGCTGAATAATAAAATTGCCATATTTGACAAAGTCTATTTTCACCTTTCTGTCCCcattttgcttttaaaaattataCATACTGTACATGAggcagtatttatttaacatacaTGAATGCAGTAATATGGTTTTAACATTATATCAGGGGGCAAAAGTGGTATGGAATCAACATCAGACTGCAAGGTTTATTGAGTGAAGGTAATGTTGACATTTTAACACTGATTCTACGTCAATTCAATGACTGATTGCTATCTGGGTGTAATTTTGCTGATGATTTTGATTTTGTGGAAGTTAATTTAAAGTCACGAATTTCCTGTGAGAGGAAGAAGGATGGTTTTATTACTATTCACAGCAACTTATAGATGTGTCAGCCACAAGTGGATCATCAGTGTATACCCTGCATCTGCTCTCCGCTTGTAGCATTGGAACACTGGAGGTGAGACTGCTCACAGAACGGTAAGAACAGTTTTAAGATTAGAAGATTAGAGATATTATCAGAAGATAATAACATGATAAGAGTATCATTCACAGTTTATTAATTGCATAGTTTATTATTGGTTTGTCTGTGTTGAGATCAACACAGCTGGGGGCAGTTTCAACTTTTAAGGTATCTTAAAAGGTATCTTAATGTATCTTAAGGTAGCTTGttcaagactttttttttctaagagaAACAAACATGCATGCTTAACAGGACTGTGCAGCTACCTCTATAAAGGAAATAgatttaatacatatatatatatatatatatatctggcCTGCAGAAACGgtcccacacggacacagggaggacacaccaaactcctcacaaacccacaaccatcaggtccctggagctgccgACACAAACTATCAGACATACAGGGTGAGTTGATAGAAAGTCTGATAACACTATCTTGAGGTTTCTGTCTTACAGCGGCTCCTCTGCGGTAAAGGGCTGACTTAGATCATAATCACTCTAACAAAATAAGACATCAAGAAAATGCAACCGAATAAGTTATTACTTACTAGTTCAGATCAAAATCTGTCCCATGTCCTTTCATCTCTTTTAAATCACATCAACGATTAAAAGTCAGTTGAATATTTACCCATGTCCAGTCTCTCACTCTGGTACTAGGACCACTGAGCTACTTAGACCCATaggtatcagtgtgtgtgtgtgtgtgtgcgtgtgtgtgtgtgtgcatgtgtttgtgtgtgtgtgtgtgcgcgtgtttgtgtgtgtgtgacagacatATTCTGTAAAGTGTTACAGTTCTGGTGAAAGTTTTCCTGCTTGCTTCCAAAATGTAtagagtgcagtttctgcagtgctgaggctgAGGTAGCACCATTAGAGGCCCTATTCTGTCTATTGCAGTTCAGTGGAGGAGCATAATTTAGAAGCTGCAAATTAAAGGTAAAAATTaaacctagtgttcctttcaTTCATTAGAATTCTGCACCCCTTTGCTTTTATAGATATGTTTCACTAAATTACTTTTCCCTTCTGTTTCTACGCCCTCTAAATCAGTGATTCTCAAACTGTGGCTCTGGTGGTACATGAAGCAGCAAGAAGTAGTACAACAAATGACCTTGCaaaattgattaattaatcCCTTAATTATAGTAAATTTTGACTTTATTACAAAAGAGCACAgggtaaagaggaaaaaagaacaacaaactGAGGCCAGCTCCAATAAATACTCTGGCGCCCAGAAGGAAGAAATTGAGAGACAAAAAGGGAGAAAAACAGTGAGAAGTGTACACGTGAGCAGAGAAAATgctcagctgaaggaaaacaacataGCTATTCCTCATATCATTGAagtcctaaaacactgtttaatacTGTTTCCTTGACCTCTTGATACAAGCACAGATAGCTGCTGTAAGCCTTTtaagcacataactgatattgAGTTAACTGCTCTTCtcacttttatttctttcaaaaggCTTAATACatataacatgtttttttttcataaatctATTATCTCTATATTTTTATCAATTACCTTAGaatatgtttgtgtaaagaaTGCAGATTTCAAGTATCCAAGCTTTTGCCTTATGCCCTCAACGTACACCAGGACAGAGGAAGAGCCAGGAGCGCATTTGTCAGTGATAAGACTCAAATGTGGATCTTGGTCttaaaagtttgagaaccactgctctgtatcattctctctgtctcttcgaCCCCTAAAGTAACATTTTATCATACAGGAAGTACTGATGGTGTCACTCAGACTGGCTCCTACACTTCCTGTGATCTTTCTGCTGATGACTGTGGGTAAGTCGGAGGATTAGTAACATTATCACTACAACATCTTCCAGCATCTTTAAATCTGCTCAGATCTAGAGTTACGGCATACTTGCTGTGTTTAGCATGTCTGTTCTATAGCACAATTATGACCAGAAGTATGTGGACACCTCTTATAACACACAGACTAAATGAATGAGTTCACGTATTTCAGCCACACTTGTTGTTAGCTGGTATTAAATCAAGCACGCATCCGTGTACAATGAAGTCATTTGTTTACTTTAAACACAGCAGTATCAAAGGACACCAGTATTATCACAAGTCACAAGTCCAACAACAATTCAGTTATGGGTCTTAAACCATGTAATCTTACAAATCACACTTCACTTTCTGTTAGTCTGGAGGATGAATCTGGGTTTAATAGATTTCATGAAAATGCTGCCTACTTGAACACACAATGCCATTAGTAAAACTTGCTGCTCCTGAGGTGCCTCAGTGTTGAAcagtagctgctggagttgGAGAGAAGTGAAGCTGTAAACTACAGTAGCTCTCACTGTCTTATGGGCTCCAGTCTGTAATCAGTTCTTTCATCAATCATGTGTTTCAGAGGCTTCTGAAGCAGAGTGGAGTGTGAAAtacaaacaaaggaaaatgtGTGCCTTAAAAGGGTCCACAGTGTTTATGAACGgctcttacactcacccagatGATCTTACAGTGAATAAGACTTTTTGGATCATAGACCCCATTGATGGTGTGGAGAAACCTGATCTGAGTAAAGAGTCAGATTACTCAGGAAGAGTGGAGTATTTTACTGATGAACAGAAACACTTCTCCCTCAAACTGAGTAAAGTAGAGAAGAAGGATGAACATCAGTACTACTTCAGAATTATAACAAATGATGATAAAGAAAGATGGCTAGGCACACCTGGAGTTCCTCTGACAGTTACAGGTGAgtgatgttatattttacatCAGTGAAACTTAGTTCatcttctcacagtggagtcAGAAAACTGCACCTGATCAGTTACTAATGAGTTCCTGCTGAAAACAGTCAGTGTCTTCATTCCACCCCTGTGCTGGGTGCTGCATGTTTTGATTTCCCCTGTTTGAATAAACCTGACTCTGTGTTTCCTCTGATTCCCTTTGTGATCTGATCTGTTTCACAGTGTAGAACATATGAACCTGAGCAGCTACAGCTTTACACTTTCTCTTTCCTGATTTGATCTTCTCTCATTGTCTTAGAGCTCCGTGTAGAAACTCCTGGAGCAGTGACAGAGGGTGGAGCAGCAGTTCTGAAATGTGTAACCACCTGCAGTCTGACTGCCCCAACATTCATCTGGTACAAAAATGGACGTCCTTTAACCACAAAGACCACCATCAACATCCAGCTCCACCTGCAGCCAGTCGGCAGTGAGGATGCAGGCAGTTATAGCTGTGCAGTAAACGGATATCAACACCTCCCTTCCCCTAATCAAACTCTCACAGTCAGATGTGAGTTCACTTTGCTTTTGCACTTGCTTCTAAAGGGCTTTTCTGATACAACACATTACTCAGAGACACAGGAGAATAAAAGGAAGACattactgccccctagtgtccCAGCATTGTTACTAATTTACCATGGTTAACTATTaactaattattcattcattcatatattgtttgtaaccacttttccTATTCAGGGTTgccgtgggtccggagcctacacagaatcattggacgcaagacgggaacacaccctagagggggcgccagtccttcacagtgtgacacgcacacacacacattcagacacttttgagttgccaaaatctacctaccaacgtgtgtttttgaactgtggacCTGCATCaactaaaagtaaaaaaataagcGTTAATCCAACCAAACATAAAATCGGAATAATTGTAGTAGTGCTTACCTATTTTTATGAATGGGAAACCAGCATAGGATAGGGATTCCTGCCCCAATGTGCACAGGCTTTCCATTTGATGAATAAGGAGCAGAtaggatatatatatactataggATTCCTCATGTAATATATACGGGCCTTGTGTGTTATTACTCACTTTCACTTTATGACACATTGctgaatgattttaaaatataaatgtctGTTTTAGATCCTCCAAAGAGTGTCTCAGTATCCAACAGTTCCTCTGGTGAAATAGTGGAGGGaagttcagtgactctgacctgcagcagtgatggTCATCCACCTGTGGAGAACTACACCTGGTTTATAGAAGGTGGAGTCTCACCTGTAGGATCTGGACACAGTTACAGTCCTCTACAGAGTGGATCCTACTACTGCGAGGCTCGTAATGAACACGGAGCTCAGAGATCAGCTCCACTTCCTGTGTTAAATGGAGACTCAACTGGTAACATACAGTTTCACCTTTGATCCATTATCCATCACATCATTAACACATTCATCTATTCACTGATTGCTTCATTATAATCTTCATATCTGAAATgtatttactctgtgtgtgtgtgtgtgtgtgtgtgtatcagcagGTCTCGCTGTGATTCTGTACGTAATTGTTGGGCTCAGTTTCTGTGTCAATGTAGAACTGCTTAGTATAGTGTTCTGGATGAGGTGAGGAGGATTGTCCAGGACAATCCAGagagttgtagtgtgtgtaaTTTACTGTAGAAGAGCAGATGTAGAGAAACATAATAAATCCAGTCTCCTTTCACTTGTGGGAAGTAAATGGTGTGTTTCTTGCAGAGACAAGAGGAGAAACAGAACCCCAGACCGAGCTGAAATCATGGTGAGTGTTGTTCTGCTGGATGATGTCTGTGATTGCATATCTCTTCCTCTAGAGGGCAGTGTAATAGGATCGTGCTGTGATAAAATTAAGATTGCTGCCCAAGGTACTATTCATTGTACATCATGGGAACGTTTAATGTGCTGTAAATTGACCACTATGTTCTCAGTCACTACCACATACTAGCAGAACCCCAGAATATTGCACTATATATTGGATAGGCCACAATGTTTTACCCAGCATATTTTTCCATCAGTCTACTTACTACATCTTCTCTAACTGTCCTCTGTACAGAACACTGCACCTAATGGTCAGGATGATATGTACACAGCTCTCCAGCCAAAAGCCAGTTTTCTGATGATGTTTACAGCACACTGGCAGTAAGTGTCTTCATCTGGGCTTTTGGTAatcagctcagtgtgtgtgaatttgtgttaatacatttaacctattttctttttttcacatGGTGAAGAACCCACGATGAGACCATCACCAtgggacagggagagagagagaaggagagagagggggacagagagagtcTAAATCTTTTCTAGAAGAACCTTATATTTGAACAGACTCTGAACGGAAGTAAACCAAGATCTTTCCTCATTTTAAAGCAGAAACAAAGCTGTATAAATCTCTCTAGTGTTTTGCGTTGATCTGTATCAATTGCACTAAATGCTAAATGCTGAAGACATTGTGGTAGAAATCTTGTGGAGGGCTCACACTCTTCTGTTTGTTATTGAGCTGTTACTGATCTGTTACAGTCCCACACTGTGTGATGTTTCAGTCTAAAGCCCATCTCTGCATTTCTGTATGTTTCTGAATGGATATGTTTCTGCAGAATAAAGAGCTACACAAATCCAGTCTTGTGAAGTGCTTACatatgtacactgtcagaaaaatctGTGAGGGTACCTTCAAGCACACATTCTGGGGGGTACACATTCTGTATCAGTCTGTTCATTTAGGGAcaataattgtattttattctataataattcattcattcattcattatctgtaaccgcttatccaattcagggtcgcggtggctccagagcctacctggaatcattgggcacaagtcgggaatacaccctggagggggcgccagtccctcacagggcaacacagacacacacacattcacacactcacacctacggacacttttgagttgccaatccacctaccaacgtgtgtttttggactgtgggtggaaaccggagcacctggaggaaacccacgcaaacacagggagaacacaccaactcctcacagacagtcacccggagtggtaCATTTTAATATGATGTTGATTTCATAAAGGGCTCATGCAAATGAAATCTCAATCATTTGTTTGTATCCTTAAGATCacttcttatttctctgtagtgATATATACTAAAAGGTCATAATTCatttaatgtgatttatttCCTAGACACTCTTTATCTCTGGGTTTTAAAGAATCTCCTACTCACTAATGACCCTGGTGCCCTCAGTATCTTCCCTCTTTTTAGATTTGAGTGTGACATTTGACATTGCTAATCACAGCATAACTATCTCCCATCTCTCAGCTACTGGTATTACGGACACTGCACTTCCCTGGTTCATTTCAAACTTTACAAATAAATCTCACTTTGTTGCTGTAGGTAAACATAAATCTGTACCTGGTGCTGTTATGCAAAGGGTTTCATCATCTACATGCTGCCATTTGGTCAGATCCTCTACAGACATGGTTTTTTACACCGTTATGCTGAATAACCATAAATATATGTGAGTACCCGAAATACCTCCACTCTGCCCCTTTCTGCCCTTATGCCCTGCATCCAGGAACTGAGACACTGGATGCATGCTAACCttctgaaacagaaaaaactAAATTTTTGCTAATTGGCTCCACTTTATTAAAACTCTCTGATCTTATACTTTGATGGCATGGTTGTAAATTCATCCTTGCAACCTTGTATTAGGGCCATGATCAAAACATCATCTTTCACACCTTCCTAATATTGTTCATCTTCATCCTATGTTCTCAGTTAAAGATGCTGAAATTTTTGTTCAATCCTTCATCCTGTCCCATTTAGACTAGTGTAACTGCCTCTTTATTGGCCTTTTTAACAAAACCATTAAATCCCTTCAGTGCAGAAACCTGCTGTGAGATTTCTCTTATTCTAAAAAAATCAGCTCATATCACCCCTGTTCTTCATCAGATGCACTGGTGATTCATCCCATTCTGTTCAGTTTAAAGTTATCCTGTACTAATCTCTGAATGATCTGGCACCAGCCAACCTTTCTGAAATTTAACACCTCCGTTGTCCTGTAAGACTACTGAGGTCCTCAGGATTCAGTCACAAACTCAGTCACAAAGTCTACGCTGAAAACTCATATGCTCTGTTTTGGCTTTTTAGTCAATGTTTCCCTTTAGATAAAGGCTGCAGATCCATTGGTTCCTGGAAACAGGAAATTGTGGTAAACTGAGACGTTGATGCTGCATCCTGCTGCTCACATgggatcactcaggtttgtggATGTTGGTACATGAGGTTTGCAGGTATTTCTGTGTCCTTCTTTTATTTAAGCTattatagtcagatctgccagagtcattagccacactctggaattGTTTCACATCCTCTGTGTGGCAGAGTAAGGGTTCATTTCCCTTGTCATTTAGTGAGATACATAATTGGTATGGTACTCCTATAAAAAGAGCTCTGTGAATACCACAGAGTATCTTCCCTTGAGCCCCTCAACTGCCATGTCGCTGATCCGTTTGGAGGTATGTGAATGTTTGGAGTAAACATTAGTACTCCTATTAGGCGATTTTACTTATTCCTCTTTCACTTATATAgttatagttatatatatatatatatatatatatatatatatatatatatatatatatatatatatatatatatatatatataggaatgTCCTTGCGCATGCCTGATTGGCTACAGATTCCATGTATTGTTTTCACGCCACTCGccacttagtgtttttatattggtttcagttttattagcttGTGGTAACTGACACCGTGACTAGTGGTGGAGCTTCCTGTTTACCTTTTTCATCTGACTCGTGAGTATGCAATAAGTAGATTCGTAAGTGGTTTTAAACAGTATTTGggctaatatttatttttaggtgTATTGCTTTCAGCTCAGGTCACTGCTGCTCAGGTGTAACTGCCGCCTGCACTAGCTAATCAGCTGCTGTTTTATCTCCCGGAGGTGGTGTGTTGCCTCTGTAAGGAGTTAAATTCCCGGTTTTAGTCATTTCCATGAAGGTATTTGTATCGTTGGGGGGCTATTGTTGGTGTCGCAGTGAATGCTGTGTTCCGGTTTTCTTTAATGGGAAACTGCAACTAAGGCTAATGCACTCGTTTGGTGcactttaaatgtgttttgaggACAGACCTAGCCATTCTAGCTTTGGTGCATACTGAGTGGCATATTAAATCTAGGAGAGTCGAATTGGAGCGTATTTTGGATTGCAGCCTTGCTATAGcttttgtattttcattttatatattatgtacTAGGGATGGCGCAgccaggtagtgtcgcaatcacatagctccagggacccggaggttgtggcttaaagtcccgctccaggtgattgtctgtgaggagtttttgttctctccctgtccgtgtgggttcacttcgggtgctccagtttcctcacactgtccaaaaacccacgttggcagatggattggcgactcaaaaaagtgtccgtaggtgtgagtgaatatgtcgCTCAATGAAGtactccagggtgtgatcccaccttgcacccagttactcaagagcagtggcggatgctggtctttcaaggaggggaagctcaatttcggcctacatcataaaatgtgtcggtttatttatacttaaattctaccctccgttcctttttaagaaaatgatctgtgaccctgtcgtaccaacaagggacttttccagggacttgactagtgtcctctcaatggccagcagagctaggctgcttaaacggccttggcccatgtgaagtgtgtccgcctgtgctcccacggatctttacaccaaaggatcgctgattcgctcatttcgctgtcaatcaaaaagggattcagcctcagacagatcatccaatcatcatgcagaagctgagcatccgggccagccgaggccagcccactgccccatagacccccagagacgctgagcgtccgatgggcgggacaaagcccagcatttatccaatcactcgtctcgtttcgctgcacttcgctgcttcgctactgaactctgtggacgctgtttacagcactgtggagctgcgcgaatgattgagaggaatgtcgcgtctttaccagtgagaAGAAGATGATTCttaacaaaagttgagcgcgttgtagtgcatatttattcagtgacatgtacacacaacagtatatatttgatcgcTTATTTTcgtacattttaggggaagctgagcttcccttgcagtcttagagcaatcgccactgttcaagacccactgcgaccctgaattgaataagtggttacagataatgaatgaatgatgtactGTGTGGGGAGGAGGTGTTGTCATTTGATATTGATTTGTTCACCATTTCTTTGGTGATACATTTCGGAGGGAATTTTGTTTCTAGTGGATTTGATGCACACTACCTAGCCTGTAAACCACTGTAGAGATTCAGCCCTAGCTATGCTTCGAACCATTTGCTGTGCTCAAGTGAAGTTGCAGTTGTGTTATAATCTAACTCCTGCATTGGGGaaatattgtaattttaagTAAAGTGTcattctggtttttttttttttaattgcctcTGCtgttgtctttctctctcttttttgtgttgttaatgtttactttatttaataaattgatGCTTTCATTGGAAATCCTAGTCTCATTGTCTTTTTGGTACAGACAAACCTGTGTGCCTTAATTATTAAATTTCTCTGGGTGCAATTCCCAGGGTGGCGTAGCTGTCTTCAGTGCTTAATGATGCAAGTcatcataaattaaattaattattaaggTAAAATTTAAATCACTGTTCTAATGGTCGCATCTGgcatcagcagtaatgcagACTCTGTatcggtccgttgtggtgaagagagaactgagcagaaaagcaaagctctcgatttaccgttcaatctatgtcccaaccctcacctatggtcatgagatttgggtagtgaccgaaagaatgagatcgcgggtacaagctgctaaaatgagttttctccgcagggtgtctggactctcgcttagagacagggttaggagctcagaCATCCAAGAGAGACTtggagtggagctgctgctcctccatgtcgagaggagccagttgtgGTGGTtagggcatctggttcggatgcctcctggacgccttcctggtgaggtgtccTGGGCGTGTCACATAGGGAGGAGGCCCGgggaagaccaagaacacgctggagagactacatgtctcaatttgcctgggaacacctcggtatacccccggaggagctggaaacagtggctggggagagggaggtctgggtttctttactctgactgcttcccctgcGTTCCGGACTCGGATAagcagtggataatggatggatggatggatggatctctTCTGCAGGGCAGAGTTGCCCTGCAGGTTGGATTGCAGTGGGAGGAGGAGAAAGGGGCTTTCTTGTACTCTGCCTTTATCTGCATTTACAAGTCTGTGAACTTTAATGAAATATCTTCCTACCATTTTACTTAGTAGTTCAGCAGGTCAGAAACTGAATGCCGTTTGTAATGCAGTCTACACCAAGACACTTATTAAATGGCGCTCCTATGTGTGATACATTTCAGAAGTCttggtttttatatttataacaaaCTGCAGACAGACACAGGCCCAGCGAAGATGTTACACTGCACTCATTTAAAGGGGCAGTACACACACTAATCAGACTCCtgtaagagaaagagataaaCAGTATGCATTAACATCAGTAAGATAAAGAATTACATGTACAGTTTCCTTTCTTCAGGAGCAGCcactgctcttctgggaaggatttcCAATAGGCTCCAGTTGGGCAATAACTTCAGGAACTCAAACATAATTCCAACCCATTCCAATGTATTAGATAATGTTACATTACTCCAAGGAACACCAAAGCTGGACACTGGGCATCGTATTGTATTCCAC from Hoplias malabaricus isolate fHopMal1 chromosome 2, fHopMal1.hap1, whole genome shotgun sequence encodes the following:
- the LOC136677535 gene encoding B-cell receptor CD22-like; translation: MVSLRLAPTLPVIFLLMTVEASEAEWSVKYKQRKMCALKGSTVFMNGSYTHPDDLTVNKTFWIIDPIDGVEKPDLSKESDYSGRVEYFTDEQKHFSLKLSKVEKKDEHQYYFRIITNDDKERWLGTPGVPLTVTELRVETPGAVTEGGAAVLKCVTTCSLTAPTFIWYKNGRPLTTKTTINIQLHLQPVGSEDAGSYSCAVNGYQHLPSPNQTLTVRYPPKSVSVSNSSSGEIVEGSSVTLTCSSDGHPPVENYTWFIEGGVSPVGSGHSYSPLQSGSYYCEARNEHGAQRSAPLPVLNGDSTGNIQFHL